From Camelina sativa cultivar DH55 chromosome 20, Cs, whole genome shotgun sequence, the proteins below share one genomic window:
- the LOC104771984 gene encoding uncharacterized protein At4g02000-like: MADEMWNEIQNLVLGRDDPEILIPHSAYAAAITRNRLSLIARPLNPSVQNFQTVISSLPRSWGLASQVHGRVLDGTFIQFLFQSEVDLISVQRREPWIFNNWFVAVQRWEDFPSLDFLTTIDLWVQIRGIPLPYVSDETVVLIAERLGEIVTVDFHEATTTQIACIRVRIRFGITDCLRFFRRIRFRSGETAMIRFQYERLRRICSNCYRMTHHRIQCPFLQRIPINRVNPAISERLDQNRVVQNDELNRDDINSQSHISDTSFPAPRSQPPRVETPPLNPEEIAAASPYFPEFKAENVQHFAVPIPKRVSSIRVQSSNCSNVTPFNDHESTAKEIKNAGIGQTSKFEVGESSKHPRSEIAKDKERKQKQKIQEYKDGGIQIPPKKR, translated from the coding sequence ATGGCTGATGAGATGTGGAATGAAATTCAGAACTTGGTTTTGGGACGTGATGATCCAGAAATACTCATCCCTCATTCTGCATATGCAGCAGCTATAACTCGTAACAGGCTAAGTCTGATAGCTAGACCACTGAATCCAAGTGTTCAGAATTTTCAGACTGTGATATCCTCCTTACCAAGGTCGTGGGGTCTAGCTTCACAAGTTCATGGAAGAGTTCTGGATGGTACTtttattcagtttctttttcaatCAGAAGTTGATCTTATCTCAGTGCAGAGAAGAGAACCATGGATTTTCAATAATTGGTTTGTTGCTGTCCAAAGATGGGAGGACTTTCCAAGCTTAGATTTTCTAACAACTATCGATCTCTGGGTTCAAATTCGTGGCATCCCATTACCATATGTCTCTGATGAGACAGTCGTGCTTATAGCGGAAAGACTTGGAGAAATAGTGACAGTGGATTTTCATGAAGCAACAACGACTCAGATAGCTTGTATCAGAGTAAGAATCAGGTTTGGAATTACTGATTGTCTACGTTTCTTTCGAAGAATCAGGTTTAGATCTGGAGAAACAGCAATGATACGCTTTCAGTATGAGCGTCTGAGAAGAATTTGTAGTAACTGTTACAGAATGACTCACCATAGGATTCAGTGTCCGTTCCTTCAGCGTATCCCGATTAATAGAGTCAACCCTGCAATTTCCGAAAGACTTGATCAGAATAGAGTGGTTCAGAATGATGAGTTAAACAGGGATGATATCAATTCACAATCCCATATATCAGATACATCATTTCCAGCACCAAGGTCTCAACCTCCAAGAGTGGAAACTCCTCCTCTTAATCCAGAGGAAATAGCAGCAGCTTCGCCTTACTTTCCAGAGTTCAAAGCTGAAAATGTTCAACATTTTGCAGTACCAATACCAAAAAGGGTATCAAGTATCAGAGTACAATCCTCAAACTGCTCTAATGTGACTCCATTTAATGATCATGAAAGCACtgcaaaagagataaaaaatgCAGGAATTGGACAAACATCTAAATTTGAAGTAGGAGAGTCATCGAAACATCCAAGATCAGAGATAgctaaagataaagaaagaaaacaaaagcaaaagatacAAGAGTACAAAGATGGAGGAATTCAGATACCTCCGAAGAAGAGATAA